DNA sequence from the Acidothermus cellulolyticus 11B genome:
TGCCGGTGGATTCCCGGTAACAGACGAGCTTCTGGGCGAACTCGCGTCGGCGGCGGACCCCGACCTTGCGCTCATTGCCCTCCTGCGGCTGCGTGAGTCCGCCCAACGCAGCCACGTGCTCGGAGGGCTCGACGCCGCGCTGACCGCGGATGCCGCCCTGCGCCGGCGGCTCTTCGCCGTCCTTGGGGCGAGTGCGGCTCTCGGAGACCACCTGGTCGCTCATCCGGGCAGCTGGGCACAGCTCGCCGTCTCGGCGGATCGCTCGCCCACCTGGTACGGCTGGCGGGCCATGCTTGCCGTCGCAGTCGGCGACCGCAGCGGCACGCCCGCCGAACAAGCGCTCCACGCCGCCTACCGGGACGCGCTGTTGTCCATCGCTGCCCGCGACCTCGTCGGCGAGGCCGACGTCGTCCAGGTCGGCGCGGAACTCGCCGATCTAGCCGGTGCCACCCTCGACGTCGCGTTAACGCTCGCGCACCGCGCCGTCGCAGACCCCGCCGCCTCCTGCCGGCTTGCGATCATCGGGATGGGCAAGTGCGGCGGCCGGGAGCTCAACTACGTGAGCGACATTGACGTCGTCTTCGTTGCCGAACCCGTGCCCCCTGCCGACGACGAGACGGCCTTGCGCGCGGCGACCCGGCTCGCCACCGCGGTCATCCGGATCTGTGCACCGATCTGGCAGGTCGACGCCGCGCTCCGTCCGGAGGGAAAGAACGGCCCGCTGGTCCGCACCCTCGCCAGCTACCGGGCCTACTACGAACGGTGGGCCAAGACCTGGGAATTTCAGGCTCTGCTCAAGGCCCGGCCGGTCGCCGGTGATCTCGAGCTCGGCCAGGCGTACGCCGAGATGGTGTACCCACTGGTCTGGCGGGCGGCGGATCGTGAGCACTTCGTCGAGGACGTGCAGGCGATGCGCCGCCGGGTCGAGGAGACTCTGCCGGAGACGCTGGCCGACCGTGAACTCAAGCTTGGCCGCGGCGGCCTGCGGGACGTGGAGTTCGCCGTCCAACTCCTCCAGCTGGTGCACGGGCGCACCGACGTCACGGTGCGCAGCCCGCACACCCTGTCCGCGCTGGCCGCGTTGGCCGCCGGCGGCTACGTCGGTCGTGCCGACGCCCGAGACCTCGACGCGGCGTACCGGTTCCTGCGCAGCCTCGAACACCGCCTCCAGCTTCTCCGGCTGCGCCGCACCCACGAACTGCCGACCGACGACGCCGACCTGCGCCGATTGGGCCGATCGATCGGACTCCGCCGGGATCCCGTCCGGGAACTGCGTGCCGAGCACGAGCGGTGCGTGCACCTGGTCCGCCGGTTGCACGAGAAGCTCTTCTACCGGCCGCTGTTGAGCGCGGTGGCCCGGCTGCCGGGTGACGAGGCGCGGCTGACCCCGGAGGCCGCGGTCCGCCGCCTTGCCGCCCTGGGTTATGCGGATCCGCAGGCGGCGCTCCGGCACATCGAAGCGCTGACTGCAGGCGTGAGCCGGCGGGCGGCGATCCAACGCACCCTGCTCCCGGTCATGCTCGGCTGGTTCGCCGATGCACCCGATCCGGACGCCGGCCTGTTGGCGTTCCGGCAGCTCTCCGATGCACTCGGCGACACCCCCTGGTACCTGCGTTTTCTGCGCG
Encoded proteins:
- a CDS encoding bifunctional [glutamine synthetase] adenylyltransferase/[glutamine synthetase]-adenylyl-L-tyrosine phosphorylase, encoding MTEELERLATTAGTLARLGFADPDRGSALLGELAAGGFPVTDELLGELASAADPDLALIALLRLRESAQRSHVLGGLDAALTADAALRRRLFAVLGASAALGDHLVAHPGSWAQLAVSADRSPTWYGWRAMLAVAVGDRSGTPAEQALHAAYRDALLSIAARDLVGEADVVQVGAELADLAGATLDVALTLAHRAVADPAASCRLAIIGMGKCGGRELNYVSDIDVVFVAEPVPPADDETALRAATRLATAVIRICAPIWQVDAALRPEGKNGPLVRTLASYRAYYERWAKTWEFQALLKARPVAGDLELGQAYAEMVYPLVWRAADREHFVEDVQAMRRRVEETLPETLADRELKLGRGGLRDVEFAVQLLQLVHGRTDVTVRSPHTLSALAALAAGGYVGRADARDLDAAYRFLRSLEHRLQLLRLRRTHELPTDDADLRRLGRSIGLRRDPVRELRAEHERCVHLVRRLHEKLFYRPLLSAVARLPGDEARLTPEAAVRRLAALGYADPQAALRHIEALTAGVSRRAAIQRTLLPVMLGWFADAPDPDAGLLAFRQLSDALGDTPWYLRFLRDEGAAAQHLAHILASSRYAVDLLTRAPESVAMLADTPGEGPYQLRPRPAAELRAEFLAAVRRHEDPATAVEVARGLRRRELFRIACADLLGLLDVVAVGHALTDVTEAVLDAVLDVVARAVPRAAGHVRLAVIGMGRLGGREQGYGSDADVLFVHEPLPGVEDAVAAAAAYELANELRRLLAQPAPEPAVEVDADLRPEGRQGPLTRSLDSYLTYYARWSEIWEAQALLKARPVAGDAELGRRFVAAIDPLRWPEQGLGPADLREIRRIKARVERERLPRNADPALHTKLGRGGLADIEWTAQLLQLQHAGHVGSLRTTSTLEALHAAADAGLLDRADAEILVEAWRLVSKVRNALVLVRGRPTDTISPVLRDLVGVARLVGYAAWQSGDFLDAYRRITRRARAVVERVFYG